The following proteins come from a genomic window of Gimesia chilikensis:
- a CDS encoding fumarylacetoacetate hydrolase family protein, which produces MRLCRYQLDNQIACGFYTEDSVLPLSAAADLAGVEIDESEGLIPFLPGGAQRETILVIERQLKQSMDEELFPMSIILEDVQLLVPVPEPSKLLLLAGNYSKHIEEGGGKAEERQKTFPYVFMKPPLTTLTHPGQPVKIPAVSPDHIDWELELGIVIGKSCKGVSEAEALDYVAGYTVINDISDRKFRPNPERTQREKDGFFDWLHGKWHDTFCPMGPCVTPACDIEDPQQLKMKLSVNGEVEQDSSTAEMIFPVAAIVEFISSFVQLEPGDVISTGTPSGVGASKNKFLKDGDEMQAEIEGIGVLQNPVV; this is translated from the coding sequence ATGAGACTGTGTCGCTATCAGTTAGATAACCAGATTGCCTGCGGTTTTTATACAGAAGATTCCGTTCTACCCCTGAGTGCTGCAGCTGACCTGGCGGGCGTCGAGATAGATGAATCTGAGGGACTGATTCCCTTTCTCCCCGGCGGAGCACAGCGGGAAACGATCCTGGTGATCGAGCGGCAGTTGAAGCAGTCCATGGATGAAGAACTCTTTCCGATGTCGATCATTCTGGAAGATGTGCAGTTGCTCGTCCCCGTGCCTGAGCCTTCCAAGCTGCTGCTTCTGGCTGGGAATTATTCAAAACACATCGAAGAAGGGGGCGGCAAAGCCGAGGAGCGCCAGAAGACGTTTCCCTATGTGTTCATGAAGCCTCCATTGACGACGCTCACTCATCCGGGACAGCCGGTGAAAATTCCTGCTGTCTCACCCGATCATATTGACTGGGAACTGGAACTGGGGATTGTGATCGGGAAATCCTGTAAGGGAGTCTCAGAAGCAGAGGCCCTCGATTACGTGGCCGGCTATACCGTGATCAATGATATCTCCGACCGCAAGTTCCGTCCCAACCCGGAGCGGACCCAGCGGGAAAAGGACGGCTTCTTCGACTGGTTACACGGTAAGTGGCACGATACCTTCTGCCCGATGGGCCCCTGTGTCACTCCGGCCTGTGATATTGAGGATCCACAGCAGCTCAAAATGAAACTCTCCGTGAATGGAGAGGTGGAGCAGGATTCGTCTACCGCTGAGATGATCTTTCCCGTAGCAGCGATCGTTGAATTTATTTCCAGCTTTGTACAACTGGAACCGGGTGATGTTATTTCCACCGGAACGCCCAGCGGCGTTGGTGCCTCGAAAAACAAATTCCTCAAAGATGGGGATGAGATGCAAGCCGAGATTGAAGGAATTGGTGTCCTGCAAAACCCTGTTGTTTAA
- a CDS encoding MarC family protein has protein sequence MWDDILKDFIYLWAVVDPVGSIPVFIAVTAGTSRAVQRKIALRAIITAALVLILFIVGGQLLLEQLDIPLSAFQIAGGLVLFLFSLTMIFGESKPESEIEESNRANYHQNKAVFPLAIPSIASPGAMMAVVLITDNHRFHVGEQFLATITMLAVLIITYGFLLLAGPIQKVIGDAGASIVSRISGLILASVAVDSVLSGIKSYFAL, from the coding sequence ATGTGGGACGACATTCTCAAGGATTTTATCTACCTCTGGGCGGTTGTCGATCCTGTGGGGAGTATTCCGGTTTTTATCGCCGTGACTGCGGGGACCAGCAGAGCGGTACAACGTAAAATCGCGTTGCGTGCCATCATTACTGCGGCACTCGTACTGATTCTGTTTATTGTCGGCGGTCAGCTGTTGCTGGAGCAGTTGGATATTCCCCTCTCTGCATTTCAGATTGCCGGGGGACTTGTCCTCTTTCTGTTTTCCCTGACGATGATCTTTGGCGAGAGTAAACCTGAGTCAGAGATCGAAGAATCGAATCGTGCCAACTATCACCAGAATAAAGCGGTTTTTCCACTGGCGATTCCTTCGATCGCCTCTCCCGGAGCAATGATGGCAGTCGTTCTGATCACGGACAATCACCGGTTTCATGTGGGCGAACAGTTTCTCGCTACGATCACAATGCTGGCTGTCCTGATCATCACGTATGGGTTTCTATTGCTGGCCGGACCAATTCAGAAAGTGATTGGTGATGCCGGGGCGAGTATTGTGAGCCGGATCAGTGGTCTCATTCTGGCCTCAGTGGCCGTCGACAGCGTATTGAGTGGAATCAAAAGCTACTTTGCTCTGTAA
- a CDS encoding RNA polymerase sigma factor, which yields MTEDDQLMIRIQSGDQRAFDELVEKYQGPLIGFFFRNTRDSQLSEDLSQETLLRVYNQSWDYLPQGRFRGWMYRVARNLMIDSIRRQSHDALIKAYTGKKQDEDDSLNRLASEVVSPEEKANIKELALIVDELLGTIPEDQRLTFTLHHYSELTLNEVADVMETNLATAKSRLRLAREKLREKLKLMGVTGPQQN from the coding sequence ATGACAGAAGACGATCAATTAATGATTCGAATTCAAAGTGGTGACCAGCGCGCCTTCGATGAACTTGTGGAAAAATATCAGGGCCCCCTGATTGGATTTTTTTTCCGGAACACCCGCGACTCCCAGCTCTCTGAAGACCTGTCCCAGGAAACGCTGCTGCGGGTCTACAACCAGTCGTGGGATTACCTGCCCCAGGGACGGTTCCGGGGCTGGATGTATCGAGTGGCCCGCAATCTGATGATCGACAGCATCCGCCGACAGTCGCATGATGCCCTGATCAAAGCATATACGGGAAAAAAACAGGACGAAGATGATTCCCTGAATCGACTGGCCAGCGAGGTCGTCTCGCCGGAAGAGAAGGCAAATATCAAGGAATTAGCGTTGATTGTAGATGAACTGCTGGGAACAATTCCTGAAGACCAGCGACTGACCTTCACACTGCACCATTATTCCGAACTGACCCTGAATGAGGTCGCGGACGTCATGGAAACAAACCTGGCCACGGCCAAAAGTCGCCTGCGGCTGGCTCGCGAGAAACTGCGGGAAAAACTGAAACTGATGGGCGTCACTGGCCCGCAACAAAATTAA
- a CDS encoding lactate racemase domain-containing protein, with amino-acid sequence MSLTDTVKIELKYGQTGDFQCEIPSERVICYHQSPEPLSDVKQKMQQALNSPLELPPLNLAIVPGDKITILVDPQAPEAGTIIDAVWAYLLKCGISIEDLTILQAAIDSEGGASDLQNSVSDELQQQANWVVHNPESQDDLGYLGTSTGGERIYLSRHLLEADFILPIEKVGYDPLIGYAGGGSSLYPGFSSMEAIVRSRGQSHRELTPSDSRPLRQLIDEVGWMLGLQYSLQVIPAGGQQAADIIFGSLEAAFRKGKELLDRVWRVEPEYKAEMILVAIESGPAGHQWNQLGSVLETARNLVTQDGRVVLLTQIDADFGEGMQLLASCHEPLDAIKPLRDKLPLDLVAATQLALAGDWALVCLLSQADSDRVEDLFIIPLEDEAEIRRLLQTDETVTVIASAQHTYGQLKQV; translated from the coding sequence GTGTCGCTCACGGATACTGTCAAAATTGAACTGAAATATGGTCAGACTGGGGATTTCCAATGTGAAATCCCGTCCGAAAGAGTCATCTGCTACCATCAGTCGCCCGAACCATTGTCCGATGTGAAGCAGAAAATGCAGCAGGCATTAAACAGCCCGCTGGAACTCCCGCCTCTCAATCTGGCCATTGTACCGGGAGATAAAATTACCATCCTGGTTGATCCGCAGGCACCGGAAGCCGGGACCATCATCGATGCCGTCTGGGCGTATCTTTTAAAATGTGGAATTTCGATCGAAGATCTGACGATTCTGCAGGCCGCCATTGATTCTGAGGGTGGGGCATCGGATCTTCAGAACTCAGTGTCAGATGAGTTGCAGCAACAGGCGAACTGGGTCGTTCACAATCCTGAGTCGCAAGACGACCTCGGATATCTGGGCACGTCGACAGGAGGCGAACGGATTTACCTCTCCCGCCATCTGCTGGAAGCGGATTTCATTCTGCCGATCGAAAAAGTCGGCTACGATCCGCTCATCGGATATGCGGGGGGCGGCAGTTCGCTGTACCCCGGCTTCTCCTCAATGGAAGCGATCGTTAGAAGTCGAGGGCAGTCGCACCGTGAGCTGACTCCCTCCGACAGTCGGCCCCTGCGGCAGTTGATCGATGAAGTGGGCTGGATGCTGGGATTACAATACAGCCTGCAGGTCATTCCTGCCGGCGGTCAACAGGCTGCGGATATTATATTTGGCAGCCTGGAAGCTGCATTTCGAAAAGGCAAGGAACTGCTCGATCGTGTCTGGCGCGTCGAGCCGGAATATAAAGCCGAGATGATCCTGGTTGCGATAGAGAGCGGACCAGCGGGGCACCAGTGGAATCAGCTGGGAAGCGTCCTGGAGACGGCACGCAATCTGGTGACGCAGGATGGTCGCGTTGTGCTACTGACTCAAATCGACGCAGACTTTGGTGAAGGCATGCAGTTGCTGGCCAGTTGTCATGAACCACTGGATGCGATCAAACCACTCCGTGACAAACTGCCATTGGATCTGGTGGCTGCGACCCAACTTGCGCTGGCGGGTGACTGGGCGCTGGTCTGTCTGTTAAGCCAGGCGGACAGCGACCGGGTCGAAGATCTGTTTATCATCCCCCTGGAAGACGAAGCAGAGATCCGCCGCCTGCTGCAGACCGACGAGACAGTCACCGTGATCGCTTCTGCGCAGCATACCTACGGTCAACTCAAGCAGGTCTGA
- a CDS encoding sulfatase → MLRSLVLTCLFCWMPGLLTPISAAPDRPNIVLFFIDDLGWRDVGYMGSDFYETPHIDELAQKSMRFSSAYAAAPNCAPSRACLMSGQYTPRHGVYTVGDPARGNDRYRKLIPAKNNVVLADRFVTIAETLSQAGYQCASIGKWHLGKSPRSQGFQVNIAGNQSGSPRGGYFSPYRNPQLSNGDPGEYLTDRLTAEACSFIKDNADSPFFLYLTHYAVHTPLQAKEEYKKHFEDKPAGKLHQHATYAAMVKSMDDSIGRVLQTLKEQKLEENTVVVFTSDNGGYGPATTMKPLRGSKGMLYEGGIRVPLLIKWPGVTQAGSSSEEPVINLDLYPTFLDLTEIPVPQDYQLDGESLVPLLKDPQSSLKKRSLFWHFPAYLQKYQGMQQRFRTTPVSVIRQGDWKLLEFFEDGHRELYNTRSDIGETMNLIDSQPEKATVLTNELHRWQKQVQAAIPSDPNPHYQQAN, encoded by the coding sequence ATGCTTCGCTCGCTGGTTCTTACCTGCCTGTTCTGCTGGATGCCTGGTCTGCTTACGCCAATCTCCGCTGCTCCTGACAGACCGAACATTGTCCTGTTTTTCATCGACGACCTGGGCTGGCGTGACGTCGGCTACATGGGGAGTGACTTCTACGAAACACCCCATATCGATGAGCTCGCACAGAAATCAATGCGATTCTCCTCGGCTTATGCAGCAGCTCCGAACTGTGCACCGAGTCGAGCCTGTCTGATGTCGGGACAATATACGCCTCGACATGGCGTTTACACGGTTGGTGATCCGGCACGTGGGAATGACCGCTATCGCAAGCTGATCCCCGCTAAAAATAATGTCGTGCTGGCAGATCGATTCGTGACGATTGCTGAGACACTTTCTCAAGCGGGTTACCAGTGTGCCAGCATCGGCAAGTGGCATCTCGGTAAGTCACCGCGTTCTCAGGGTTTTCAGGTAAATATCGCCGGAAATCAGTCGGGCAGTCCGCGGGGCGGTTACTTCAGTCCCTATCGCAATCCGCAACTCTCGAATGGAGATCCGGGGGAATACCTGACAGATCGACTGACCGCGGAAGCCTGCAGTTTCATCAAAGATAACGCGGACTCTCCCTTTTTCCTCTACCTCACACATTATGCTGTGCACACACCACTGCAGGCCAAAGAGGAATATAAGAAACATTTTGAAGACAAACCTGCAGGCAAGCTGCATCAGCATGCAACGTATGCGGCGATGGTGAAAAGTATGGATGACAGTATCGGTCGTGTTCTTCAGACTCTGAAAGAACAAAAGCTGGAAGAGAACACTGTCGTTGTCTTCACTTCGGACAATGGTGGTTACGGCCCCGCGACCACGATGAAACCTCTCCGCGGTTCCAAGGGAATGTTGTATGAGGGAGGCATCCGTGTGCCGCTGCTGATTAAGTGGCCCGGCGTGACACAGGCGGGAAGCTCCAGTGAAGAACCAGTGATCAATCTGGATCTCTACCCGACTTTTCTGGATCTGACGGAGATTCCGGTTCCGCAAGATTACCAGTTAGACGGCGAAAGTCTGGTCCCCCTGTTGAAAGATCCACAAAGCAGCCTGAAAAAACGGTCTCTGTTCTGGCACTTTCCGGCTTATCTGCAAAAATACCAGGGCATGCAGCAGCGATTTCGTACAACGCCAGTCTCGGTCATCCGACAGGGAGACTGGAAGCTGCTGGAGTTTTTTGAAGACGGGCATCGGGAGCTTTATAACACCCGCAGTGACATCGGCGAAACGATGAACCTGATTGACAGCCAGCCGGAAAAAGCAACAGTTCTCACAAACGAACTGCATCGCTGGCAGAAACAGGTCCAAGCGGCGATTCCTTCCGATCCCAACCCTCATTATCAACAGGCTAACTGA
- a CDS encoding Gfo/Idh/MocA family protein: MVDKIKVGQIGVGHPHAGGKMQAFRKSADYEVVGVVEPDPQLRKYAESTGIYQGLPFLTEEQLLNIDGLQAVAVETEVPDLLNTAETCIRAGKHIHLDKPAGLSLPHFKRILDQAAQKHLLLQMGYMYRYNPGVVLLRDLLQKGWLGEPFEVHTVISKKMDSASRTKLEPQPGGMMFELGCHVIDLVVQILGRPENVTAFSQHASQIDDQLQDNMLAVFQYPRALATVKSSCNEVDGFNRRHILVCGSEGTYHLQPFARPTAKLTLEKAKGKYRKGSQEISFDGYTRYQDDVADMARIIRREKDMDFSYQHDLDVQETVLKSASLPIT, translated from the coding sequence ATGGTAGACAAGATCAAAGTCGGACAGATCGGTGTAGGACACCCTCACGCCGGCGGTAAAATGCAGGCCTTTCGCAAATCGGCCGACTATGAAGTTGTAGGCGTCGTAGAACCCGACCCACAACTTCGCAAGTATGCAGAATCGACGGGCATTTACCAGGGGCTCCCGTTTCTGACGGAAGAGCAACTGCTCAATATCGATGGCCTGCAGGCGGTCGCCGTGGAGACCGAGGTCCCCGATCTCTTGAATACTGCGGAAACCTGCATTCGGGCGGGCAAACACATCCATCTCGATAAACCGGCTGGACTTTCACTACCCCACTTCAAACGAATTCTGGATCAGGCCGCCCAGAAACACCTGCTGCTGCAGATGGGTTATATGTATCGCTACAATCCCGGTGTGGTGCTGCTGCGAGATCTCCTGCAAAAAGGCTGGCTGGGTGAACCATTTGAAGTACACACTGTCATCAGCAAGAAGATGGATTCTGCCAGTCGAACTAAACTCGAACCCCAGCCGGGAGGAATGATGTTTGAACTGGGGTGCCATGTGATCGACCTGGTAGTTCAGATTCTGGGCCGCCCCGAAAACGTCACTGCGTTCTCACAGCATGCGTCCCAGATCGATGATCAACTGCAGGACAACATGCTGGCTGTGTTTCAATATCCCCGAGCGCTGGCCACGGTGAAATCGAGCTGTAATGAAGTGGATGGTTTCAACCGACGCCACATTCTTGTCTGTGGTTCCGAAGGCACTTATCATCTGCAACCATTCGCACGACCGACGGCAAAACTGACTCTCGAGAAAGCCAAAGGCAAGTACCGCAAAGGGTCACAGGAAATTTCCTTCGACGGATATACCCGTTACCAGGATGATGTGGCGGACATGGCTCGAATCATCCGACGTGAAAAAGATATGGACTTTTCCTATCAGCATGATCTGGACGTGCAGGAAACTGTGCTTAAATCGGCCAGCCTGCCGATCACCTGA
- a CDS encoding HlyD family secretion protein has product MKKILGLIGLGVILILALVMSQNRYEPLKVSGFIEADDIRPGSRVGGRVRQVLIEEGQKVSRGELLIELEPYDLLERKAEAEAALAEAKAYHSKLVAGFRPEEIAEAAAKVDQLKAHLTQLVNGPRPQEIETAVAELRLADAQFRLAQAQQARIETLFAEKTASQDELDTANTEFQVAAARKSVKEQALELLKEGTRKEEIDAARAELKQAEDAWQLMKNGSRREDIEQAAAAVKKTEATLQTIEKQISELKIISPADGVVEAVNLEPGDLVGSNAPVISILDLNHLWVRCYVPENHLGIRIDQRVKVTIDSYPDRSFEGVISFVSRQAEFVPRNVQTPEERSKQVFRVKVRLQNEERLLRPGMAADVWLDQRGDRS; this is encoded by the coding sequence TTGAAGAAAATTCTGGGACTGATTGGATTGGGAGTGATTCTGATCCTGGCCCTGGTCATGAGCCAGAATCGCTATGAACCCTTAAAGGTCTCCGGGTTCATTGAGGCGGATGATATTCGACCCGGTTCCAGAGTGGGGGGGAGAGTCAGGCAGGTTCTTATCGAAGAGGGACAAAAGGTCAGCAGGGGAGAACTGCTGATTGAACTGGAGCCTTACGATCTGCTGGAACGAAAGGCCGAGGCCGAAGCGGCACTGGCGGAAGCGAAAGCATATCACAGTAAACTCGTAGCCGGCTTTCGCCCGGAAGAAATCGCTGAAGCGGCAGCAAAGGTCGATCAGCTCAAAGCGCATCTCACACAGTTGGTGAATGGACCACGTCCCCAGGAAATTGAAACGGCCGTTGCTGAACTCAGACTCGCTGATGCCCAGTTCCGACTGGCACAGGCGCAACAGGCCCGCATCGAAACTCTGTTTGCTGAAAAAACTGCTTCCCAGGACGAGCTGGATACCGCCAACACGGAATTCCAGGTGGCAGCCGCCAGAAAATCGGTCAAGGAGCAGGCACTGGAACTGCTCAAAGAGGGCACCCGCAAAGAGGAGATCGATGCAGCACGGGCAGAACTGAAGCAGGCAGAGGATGCCTGGCAGTTGATGAAAAACGGAAGTCGCCGGGAAGATATCGAACAGGCGGCAGCGGCAGTGAAAAAAACAGAAGCAACCCTGCAGACAATTGAAAAGCAGATTAGCGAGCTGAAAATCATTTCGCCTGCGGACGGGGTTGTTGAAGCCGTTAACCTGGAACCGGGAGATCTGGTAGGAAGCAACGCGCCGGTCATCTCCATACTGGATCTGAATCACCTCTGGGTTCGTTGTTACGTTCCTGAAAACCATCTGGGTATTCGCATCGATCAGCGGGTTAAGGTCACCATCGACAGTTATCCTGATCGCAGCTTTGAAGGTGTCATTTCATTCGTTTCTCGTCAGGCTGAGTTTGTGCCTCGCAACGTGCAGACACCCGAAGAGCGGTCCAAGCAGGTCTTTCGAGTGAAAGTCAGGCTGCAGAATGAAGAACGCCTGCTCCGTCCCGGGATGGCGGCTGATGTCTGGCTGGATCAACGGGGAGACCGCTCATGA
- a CDS encoding type II secretion system protein, with the protein MRRGFTLIELMVAIATIAVLIALLLPEIQKAQDASLQSKQKSGPYWVYREYEYAGGPVITEISGTYKHSLQEILDMYAINLKKQQKAHADELMAEETGEEPVSAPKVVALASAPTNDITEVNDTVTHDPNLVEYDHVEMTKEEKIDKAKRALKNFKYDLSQNTASLVARRNLTEAIELLKRDLKRLEAEP; encoded by the coding sequence ATGAGAAGAGGATTCACACTAATCGAATTGATGGTCGCTATCGCAACGATAGCTGTTTTGATCGCATTACTTTTACCAGAGATTCAGAAGGCACAGGATGCCTCCCTGCAAAGTAAACAGAAATCGGGCCCCTATTGGGTATACCGCGAATACGAATACGCGGGTGGTCCGGTAATCACCGAAATTTCGGGAACCTATAAACACTCCCTCCAGGAAATCCTGGACATGTACGCCATCAACCTGAAAAAACAGCAGAAAGCTCATGCAGATGAACTGATGGCTGAAGAAACAGGTGAAGAACCCGTTTCTGCCCCGAAAGTAGTTGCCCTGGCATCTGCTCCCACCAATGACATCACTGAAGTCAATGACACTGTGACACATGACCCTAATCTGGTCGAATACGATCACGTAGAGATGACCAAAGAAGAAAAGATAGACAAAGCTAAACGAGCTTTAAAGAACTTTAAATATGATCTGTCTCAGAATACCGCCTCACTGGTTGCACGCCGGAATTTGACTGAAGCGATCGAATTGCTGAAGCGGGATCTGAAACGCCTGGAAGCAGAACCGTAA
- a CDS encoding ABC transporter permease, whose product MNSVIQLDQLTRDFGALRAVDQVSFEVERGAIFGLLGPNGSGKSTIIRMLCGVLEPTGGGAQVLGYDVSTEAELIKRRIGYMSQSFSLYADLSVRENIEFYGRIYGLSPEKLEQRFEEIIELTSLGDRLDQLAGNLSGGWKQRLALGCALIHEPELLFLDEPTAGIDPVARRDLWDLLFELAGQGVTLFVTTHYMDEAERCSDVGYIYNSRLIVCGKPEELKQLSSVTPPGSARWEIDIPHPATWLGTYRDMDGVHDATLFGQTIHVLADQSLSEHDFVNRIPESQGTVQVRPITPSLEDVFVTLSRAEGLNHDEDTHTGTVPEATTTQASAAQAETSDALTEPQIAPEKLPGDTKARSKQAPHFRQKMLAGFWAILVKEFSHIRREPSTLLFAFAVPVLQTLIFGFAIDTQIENIPTVIFDLDGRSSARELREAFANTRTFMIIDRVYDHDAFRRAFESGRAKVGVVIPPDYSDRLLKGEQVSVQVLIDGSDSQVATTALNASSLLGFNFSTNITKQFAETLNVVPSRNAEGKVALPVEIRPRLLYNPDLDSSHFFVPGLVGIILQLVTLFLTSFAIVRERELGTLEQLFVTPVSKSGLLLGKLVPYAMIGFVETLIVLTVMVFLFGVPIHGNLWELLTLSLLFLICGLGLGMLVSTIAQTQLQAVQFAFLIMLPSVLLSGFMFPRSQMPLPIYLFTFIIPVTYFLEILRGIVLRGAGITDLLPYFTGLSLCCVVILAVSLKRFQKQLT is encoded by the coding sequence ATGAACTCGGTGATTCAGCTTGATCAGCTGACGCGTGACTTTGGTGCTCTGCGGGCCGTTGATCAGGTGAGCTTTGAAGTTGAACGGGGGGCGATCTTCGGCCTGCTGGGACCGAATGGCAGCGGTAAGTCTACGATCATCCGCATGTTGTGTGGCGTTCTGGAACCAACGGGCGGCGGAGCACAGGTTCTGGGTTATGACGTGAGTACCGAAGCCGAGCTGATCAAACGCCGGATTGGCTATATGTCTCAAAGCTTCAGTCTCTATGCCGACTTGAGCGTCCGGGAGAACATCGAATTCTACGGTCGAATCTACGGGTTGAGTCCCGAGAAACTGGAACAGCGGTTTGAGGAGATCATAGAGCTGACTTCTCTGGGCGACCGCCTGGATCAGCTGGCGGGAAATTTATCCGGAGGCTGGAAGCAGCGTCTGGCTCTGGGCTGTGCTCTGATTCATGAACCGGAATTGCTGTTTCTGGATGAACCGACTGCCGGGATTGACCCGGTTGCCCGCCGCGATTTGTGGGACCTGCTCTTTGAACTGGCGGGGCAGGGGGTGACCCTGTTTGTGACCACACATTACATGGATGAAGCCGAACGTTGCAGCGATGTGGGCTATATTTATAATTCGCGACTGATTGTCTGTGGAAAGCCGGAAGAGTTGAAACAGTTATCCAGCGTGACTCCCCCCGGATCGGCGCGCTGGGAAATCGATATTCCTCATCCAGCGACGTGGCTGGGTACCTATCGCGATATGGACGGCGTGCACGACGCCACTCTGTTTGGTCAAACAATTCACGTGCTCGCGGATCAGAGTCTGTCAGAACATGATTTCGTTAACCGTATTCCAGAATCGCAGGGGACCGTTCAAGTCAGGCCGATCACACCTTCACTCGAAGATGTGTTTGTGACCCTGAGCCGGGCGGAGGGATTGAATCACGACGAAGATACTCACACTGGGACTGTGCCGGAGGCAACTACAACGCAGGCATCTGCAGCACAGGCAGAGACGAGTGACGCGCTGACTGAGCCACAAATTGCTCCTGAGAAATTACCAGGTGATACTAAAGCCCGCAGCAAGCAGGCTCCCCATTTCAGGCAGAAGATGCTGGCGGGGTTCTGGGCCATTCTGGTCAAGGAATTTTCGCATATCAGACGTGAACCATCGACGCTGCTGTTCGCCTTTGCTGTCCCGGTATTACAGACCCTGATCTTCGGCTTTGCGATCGACACCCAGATTGAAAACATACCGACGGTCATCTTTGATCTGGACGGTCGCTCCAGTGCGCGCGAGCTCCGTGAGGCGTTCGCAAACACCCGTACCTTTATGATCATCGATCGGGTTTATGATCATGATGCCTTCCGTCGTGCCTTCGAGTCTGGCAGGGCCAAGGTGGGGGTCGTTATTCCGCCCGATTATTCCGATCGTCTGCTCAAGGGGGAGCAGGTCTCGGTTCAGGTATTAATTGATGGCAGCGATTCCCAGGTCGCTACGACGGCGCTTAATGCTTCCAGCCTGCTCGGGTTTAATTTCTCGACCAACATTACAAAACAGTTTGCCGAAACACTGAATGTCGTGCCCTCTCGCAATGCCGAAGGGAAGGTTGCGCTCCCGGTGGAGATCCGACCGCGGTTGCTCTACAACCCGGATCTGGATAGCTCACATTTCTTCGTGCCTGGTCTGGTTGGAATTATTCTGCAACTGGTGACCCTGTTCCTGACTTCGTTTGCCATCGTCCGCGAACGGGAACTGGGGACACTGGAGCAGCTGTTCGTGACGCCGGTCAGCAAGTCCGGTTTGCTGCTGGGAAAACTGGTCCCCTATGCGATGATCGGATTTGTGGAAACCCTGATTGTTTTAACAGTGATGGTCTTCCTGTTCGGCGTGCCGATACATGGTAATCTCTGGGAACTGCTGACACTTTCGCTGCTGTTCCTGATTTGCGGCCTTGGGCTGGGGATGCTGGTCTCCACCATCGCACAGACACAGTTGCAGGCGGTGCAGTTTGCGTTTCTGATTATGCTGCCTTCAGTGCTGCTTTCGGGATTCATGTTCCCCCGTTCCCAGATGCCGCTGCCGATTTACCTGTTTACCTTCATCATTCCGGTAACTTATTTCCTGGAGATCTTAAGAGGCATTGTTCTGCGGGGGGCGGGGATCACGGATCTGCTCCCTTACTTCACTGGGCTCAGTCTCTGTTGCGTGGTCATCCTGGCTGTGAGTTTAAAGAGATTTCAGAAGCAGCTAACATAA
- a CDS encoding flagellar motor protein MotB, producing the protein MYRSQQLYDQNMELAMQRDQFQQSASLLQQERDQLAMRAQTLESNLNIANKRLDNLNAERSEMQQRYVSLMKQAKGQPSPLDGEATRRFQELADKYPDFEFDPHTGVSKFHSDILFSSGSDQLKPSAREILNQFAAIMNDGNAKRLNVLVVGHTDDKPISKAATQRHHPTNWHLSTNRANSVVLSLSKFGVKQERMGAAGYSMFQPVVPNANDSARQKNRRVEIFVLAPDAVVAGWDPNPTLLN; encoded by the coding sequence ATGTATCGCTCACAGCAACTCTATGATCAGAACATGGAGTTGGCCATGCAGCGTGATCAGTTCCAGCAGTCTGCATCTCTGTTGCAGCAGGAACGCGATCAGCTGGCCATGCGGGCGCAGACGCTGGAATCGAACCTCAACATTGCTAATAAGCGGCTCGACAATCTGAATGCAGAGCGTTCAGAAATGCAACAGCGTTATGTCAGTCTCATGAAGCAGGCCAAAGGACAGCCCAGTCCACTGGATGGCGAAGCCACTCGTCGCTTCCAGGAACTGGCTGATAAATATCCTGACTTCGAATTCGATCCGCATACTGGCGTCAGTAAATTCCATTCTGACATCCTGTTTTCCTCTGGTAGCGATCAGCTCAAACCTTCGGCCAGAGAGATCCTCAACCAGTTTGCAGCCATCATGAACGATGGGAATGCGAAACGTCTGAATGTTCTGGTTGTCGGTCATACCGATGACAAACCGATCTCCAAAGCAGCCACACAGCGGCATCATCCGACCAACTGGCACCTGTCTACCAACCGGGCTAACTCAGTCGTCCTCTCACTCTCGAAATTTGGAGTCAAGCAGGAACGCATGGGAGCCGCCGGTTACAGTATGTTTCAGCCGGTCGTACCGAATGCCAACGATTCCGCCCGGCAGAAAAACCGCCGTGTTGAGATCTTCGTCCTCGCACCGGATGCCGTCGTTGCCGGCTGGGATCCGAATCCGACACTGCTGAACTAG